One Chengkuizengella sediminis genomic window carries:
- a CDS encoding bifunctional folylpolyglutamate synthase/dihydrofolate synthase produces MFNSYIEARDWINSSIPFGIKPGLERMKVFMDKLGNPHRRLKFIHVAGTNGKGSTCAFLNQVLQETGYNVGMFTSPYIQRFTDRIQMNGQDIPEEDVLSLTNELKPIVDEMAESELGSPTMFEITTTLAILYFSKVCYPDYVILETGLGGLYDSTNIVTPIASVITNIGHDHMDILGDTISQITEQKAGIIKPGVPVISAVEQKEAIDVIKQTAIENRSTLYLLNEQFQYDMINMSEEEQSFHFQSPFRSIDSITISIIGEHQFKNASVALMVIEVLRQYQALIVEEDDLKFAFKKMKWPGRLEFVGSNPRILLDGAHNEEGAESLAKTMNELYTGTKVHFMLGMLDSKNHRGYLEHILPVVNTLVITEPDFRNKCDAQKLFEITKELTKNNNIDLEIIVESDWKKALKYLIEKTNKDDLAVVTGTLYLISDVRSNLLQYSDSEKGW; encoded by the coding sequence ATGTTTAATAGTTATATTGAAGCAAGGGATTGGATTAACAGCAGTATTCCATTTGGCATCAAACCAGGGTTGGAGAGAATGAAGGTATTCATGGATAAGTTAGGCAATCCACATCGCAGGTTAAAGTTTATACATGTAGCAGGTACAAACGGTAAAGGTTCTACTTGCGCATTTCTTAATCAAGTATTGCAAGAAACTGGATATAATGTGGGGATGTTTACATCCCCCTATATTCAAAGGTTTACGGACCGTATACAAATGAATGGTCAAGATATTCCTGAGGAAGATGTATTATCACTAACAAATGAACTAAAACCCATTGTAGATGAAATGGCAGAAAGTGAACTAGGCTCACCCACAATGTTTGAAATCACTACAACTTTGGCAATACTGTATTTTTCAAAGGTTTGTTATCCTGATTATGTTATCTTGGAAACGGGACTGGGTGGGTTGTACGATTCAACGAATATCGTTACTCCTATTGCTTCTGTGATTACAAATATTGGTCACGATCATATGGATATACTTGGTGATACGATTTCACAAATCACTGAGCAGAAAGCAGGCATTATTAAACCGGGAGTTCCTGTAATCAGTGCTGTGGAACAAAAAGAAGCGATTGATGTAATCAAACAAACTGCCATAGAAAATAGAAGTACATTGTATCTGTTAAACGAGCAGTTTCAATACGATATGATAAACATGAGTGAAGAAGAACAAAGCTTTCATTTTCAGAGTCCCTTTCGCTCTATCGATTCCATAACTATTTCCATTATAGGGGAACATCAATTTAAAAATGCGTCCGTTGCATTGATGGTTATAGAAGTGTTGAGACAATATCAAGCACTTATTGTTGAAGAAGATGATCTTAAGTTTGCATTTAAAAAAATGAAATGGCCTGGAAGACTTGAATTTGTTGGTTCAAATCCACGTATTTTATTAGATGGGGCACACAACGAGGAAGGTGCTGAATCTTTAGCGAAAACTATGAACGAATTATATACAGGTACAAAAGTCCATTTTATGCTAGGAATGCTTGATTCAAAGAATCATCGCGGGTACTTAGAACATATACTACCAGTAGTTAATACATTGGTGATAACCGAGCCTGATTTTAGAAATAAATGTGATGCTCAAAAATTATTTGAAATTACAAAAGAATTAACGAAAAACAATAATATTGATCTTGAGATTATAGTTGAATCTGACTGGAAGAAAGCACTTAAATATTTAATAGAGAAAACGAATAAAGATGATCTAGCAGTTGTTACAGGAACTTTATATTTAATCTCTGATGTTCGTTCTAATTTGTTACAATACTCTGACTCAGAAAAAGGTTGGTGA
- a CDS encoding valine--tRNA ligase — translation MSEPKSNIEMPTTYNPKEAEQKWYDYWLKNKYFEAGKRKDAESYTIVIPPPNVTGMLHIGHALTFTLQDILIRMKRMQGYDTLWLPGTDHAGIATQAKVEQKLRAEGTSGHILGREKFIEKTWEWKEKYASTIRDQWSKIGLSLDYSRERFTLDEGLSKAVREVFVKLYEKGYIYRGKYIINWDPTAATALSDIEVEYKEVQGKLYHLQYPLADGSGTITVATTRPETMLGDTAVAVYPSDERYTDMIGKKIRLPIIGREIPVIADQYVEKEFGSGAVKITPAHDPNDFEIGQRHELPQVLVMDETGKMNENAGKYQGLDRFDCRKQIVKDLEEQGVLIKIEEHVHQVGHSERSGAVVEPYLSTQWFVKMEPLAEAAIKEQKSNQGVKFVPDRFEKIYLGWIENVRDWCISRQLWWGHRIPAWHCEDCGEIIVSREEATSCSKCASSNLKQDEDVLDTWFSSALWPFSTLGWPMETEDIKRYYPTDVLVTGYDIIYFWVARMIFSGLEFTDQNPFKDVLIHGLVRDSEGRKMSKSLGNGVDPLEIIEKYGADAMRFMISTGSTPGQDLRFHLEKVEQARNFANKIWNASRFALMNLEGFTYEDIDLTGDLDTADQWILHRLNETIQDVTRLMNNYDFGETGRLLYNFIWDDFCDWYIEIAKLNLYGEDEAAKKQTQSVLSYVLDQTMRLIHPFMPFISEEIWQHLPHQGESIVLAEWPRFDAARVNPESVQQMNLMMDIIRAVRNIRAEVNVPMSKQIELCIKPKDEQVLSILEKNKEYISRFCNPSKLELNIKLETPEKAMSAVVTGAELYLPLAGLINIEQEINRLEKEIETLNKEVERVDKKLSNQGFIAKAPAKVIEEERAKQADYSEKRGKVLERIKELQG, via the coding sequence ATGTCAGAACCAAAATCTAATATTGAAATGCCTACAACTTATAATCCGAAAGAAGCGGAACAAAAATGGTATGATTATTGGTTGAAAAATAAATATTTTGAAGCGGGGAAACGAAAAGATGCAGAATCCTATACCATCGTCATTCCACCCCCTAACGTAACGGGAATGTTGCATATCGGTCATGCTTTGACCTTTACTTTACAAGATATATTGATTCGAATGAAACGAATGCAGGGTTATGATACTTTATGGCTTCCAGGTACTGACCATGCCGGTATAGCAACCCAAGCTAAGGTAGAACAAAAACTTCGAGCAGAGGGTACTTCAGGTCATATTTTAGGTCGTGAGAAATTTATAGAAAAAACTTGGGAATGGAAAGAAAAATATGCGAGTACAATTCGGGATCAATGGAGTAAAATAGGCTTGTCGTTAGATTATTCCCGAGAAAGATTTACGTTAGATGAAGGGCTATCCAAAGCGGTACGCGAAGTGTTCGTGAAACTATATGAAAAAGGATATATATACAGAGGTAAATATATTATTAACTGGGATCCAACTGCAGCAACAGCACTTTCAGATATAGAAGTTGAATACAAGGAAGTACAAGGGAAATTATATCACTTACAATATCCACTTGCAGATGGCAGTGGAACGATTACGGTTGCTACAACACGTCCTGAAACGATGTTAGGGGATACCGCTGTTGCCGTTTATCCAAGTGATGAGAGATATACAGATATGATCGGCAAAAAGATACGATTACCGATTATAGGTAGAGAAATTCCTGTTATAGCGGACCAATACGTTGAAAAAGAGTTTGGTAGTGGTGCAGTAAAAATTACACCTGCTCATGATCCTAATGATTTTGAGATCGGTCAACGTCATGAATTACCTCAAGTTTTAGTGATGGATGAAACAGGAAAAATGAATGAAAATGCTGGGAAATATCAAGGATTGGATCGTTTTGACTGTCGTAAACAAATTGTAAAAGATCTTGAAGAACAAGGTGTGCTAATTAAGATAGAAGAGCATGTGCATCAAGTAGGTCATAGTGAACGAAGCGGGGCTGTGGTGGAACCCTACTTATCTACACAATGGTTTGTAAAAATGGAGCCATTAGCAGAAGCGGCAATTAAAGAGCAGAAGTCTAATCAGGGAGTAAAATTTGTGCCTGATCGATTTGAAAAAATCTATTTAGGTTGGATCGAAAATGTTCGTGATTGGTGCATCTCAAGACAATTATGGTGGGGACATCGAATTCCGGCTTGGCATTGTGAAGATTGTGGTGAAATCATCGTATCACGAGAAGAAGCTACATCCTGTTCTAAATGTGCTAGTAGCAACCTAAAACAAGATGAGGATGTATTAGATACTTGGTTTAGTTCGGCGTTATGGCCATTTTCTACATTAGGATGGCCTATGGAAACCGAGGACATAAAACGTTATTATCCTACGGATGTCCTTGTAACTGGATATGACATCATTTACTTCTGGGTAGCAAGGATGATTTTTAGTGGATTGGAATTTACGGACCAAAACCCATTTAAAGATGTATTAATTCATGGATTAGTTAGAGATTCAGAAGGACGGAAAATGTCCAAATCTTTAGGGAATGGAGTAGACCCACTTGAAATTATAGAGAAGTATGGTGCTGATGCGATGCGATTTATGATTTCTACAGGGAGTACACCTGGTCAAGACCTGCGTTTTCACTTGGAAAAGGTAGAGCAAGCTCGTAACTTTGCGAATAAAATTTGGAATGCATCACGATTTGCATTAATGAATCTTGAAGGTTTTACTTATGAAGATATAGATTTAACTGGAGATTTAGATACAGCAGATCAATGGATTTTACATCGTTTAAATGAAACGATTCAAGATGTTACACGCTTAATGAATAATTATGATTTTGGTGAAACTGGACGTCTTTTATATAATTTTATATGGGACGATTTCTGTGATTGGTACATTGAGATTGCAAAATTAAATTTATATGGTGAAGATGAGGCTGCAAAAAAACAAACACAATCCGTTTTAAGTTACGTATTAGATCAAACGATGCGTTTAATTCACCCTTTTATGCCTTTTATTAGTGAAGAAATTTGGCAACATCTACCTCATCAAGGTGAATCCATTGTACTTGCAGAATGGCCGAGATTTGATGCAGCTAGAGTAAATCCTGAATCTGTTCAACAAATGAACTTGATGATGGATATCATCCGTGCTGTTAGAAACATTCGAGCTGAAGTGAACGTACCAATGAGTAAACAAATTGAATTATGCATTAAACCAAAAGATGAACAAGTTTTATCCATTTTAGAAAAAAATAAAGAGTATATTTCAAGATTTTGTAATCCATCCAAATTAGAATTGAACATCAAACTGGAAACGCCTGAAAAAGCGATGTCGGCTGTAGTAACAGGTGCAGAGCTATATCTCCCTCTTGCAGGATTGATTAATATTGAACAGGAAATTAATCGATTAGAAAAAGAAATTGAAACGTTAAACAAAGAAGTAGAACGGGTAGATAAGAAACTTTCGAATCAAGGCTTTATTGCAAAAGCACCTGCTAAAGTCATTGAAGAGGAAAGAGCAAAACAAGCCGACTATTCTGAAAAGCGAGGTAAAGTATTAGAGCGGATTAAAGAATTACAGGGATAG
- a CDS encoding LysM peptidoglycan-binding domain-containing protein produces the protein MNDQPKGLRFDIFERVHLPEDIEGIQDLDDIELIPDIHLETRGDQANLVGKLILSGQYVGIKDKHNKRILEHFIPVDITLPLNRIHSLEEIGVEIENFDIDLLSTRNLNVSGVLSLVGIEVQSNQDDHWNNVEETVFVHHTNENKPEWNGETAAPFLEETTAQNFNPMQARGDIPRFESTRKEPIVEALEKEVEEEAEIEKIEKIEEVKEEVKEEVKEEVAEKKKEEPVVEKKVEMKIQLKKEVKKETVKETKEKAMKETKEEAVKETKELPVNEEKSDVEEKEKSKIPNPIKPLLEKLGKTSDKSRKEPVKEVEELAVKPKIEKKEIIEEVKEEKKEKPVVEKKVEMKIEMKKEIKKEVKEEAKKSKKDNEENTTDVEEAELEDNSNVEALEEAENEQKESKSSKFKIAFLSKKSSNDESTENKFSNKLKSLLHKKDKEEDTNENRGTDDLADFENNENVEATEGRDEGLEWKKLFLTEEEETHQFKKVRMCIVQKEETLDTIADKYELNPREILLYNRFSDQEDVFAGQVIYIPQK, from the coding sequence GTGAATGATCAGCCAAAAGGATTACGATTTGATATTTTTGAGAGAGTACATTTACCCGAAGATATTGAGGGAATTCAAGATTTAGACGATATTGAATTAATCCCGGATATACATTTAGAAACAAGAGGAGATCAGGCAAATTTAGTAGGTAAATTAATACTTTCTGGACAATATGTAGGTATCAAAGATAAACATAATAAAAGAATACTAGAACATTTTATTCCAGTTGACATAACATTACCTTTAAATCGGATTCACAGCTTAGAAGAAATCGGAGTTGAAATTGAAAACTTTGATATAGATTTACTTTCCACTAGGAATTTAAATGTATCAGGTGTTCTTTCTCTAGTTGGAATAGAGGTTCAATCGAATCAAGATGATCACTGGAATAATGTTGAGGAGACAGTTTTTGTTCATCATACAAATGAAAACAAACCAGAATGGAATGGAGAAACAGCAGCACCATTTCTGGAAGAAACGACGGCTCAAAACTTCAATCCTATGCAAGCAAGAGGAGATATCCCTAGGTTTGAAAGTACACGCAAAGAACCTATTGTTGAGGCTTTAGAAAAAGAAGTGGAAGAAGAAGCTGAAATTGAAAAAATTGAGAAAATAGAAGAAGTAAAGGAAGAAGTAAAGGAAGAAGTAAAAGAGGAAGTAGCGGAAAAGAAAAAAGAGGAACCGGTCGTAGAGAAAAAAGTAGAAATGAAAATTCAATTGAAAAAAGAAGTGAAAAAAGAAACAGTAAAAGAAACGAAAGAAAAGGCAATGAAAGAAACAAAAGAAGAAGCAGTGAAAGAAACCAAAGAATTACCTGTGAATGAAGAGAAAAGTGATGTAGAAGAAAAAGAAAAAAGTAAGATACCTAATCCAATTAAACCATTACTAGAAAAACTAGGTAAAACTAGTGATAAAAGTAGAAAAGAGCCAGTTAAAGAAGTAGAAGAGTTAGCCGTTAAACCAAAAATAGAAAAGAAAGAAATCATTGAAGAAGTGAAGGAAGAAAAGAAAGAGAAACCTGTTGTTGAGAAAAAAGTAGAAATGAAAATTGAAATGAAAAAAGAAATCAAGAAAGAAGTAAAAGAGGAAGCTAAAAAATCAAAAAAAGATAATGAAGAGAATACAACAGATGTTGAGGAAGCAGAGTTAGAGGATAATTCAAATGTTGAAGCTCTTGAAGAAGCCGAAAATGAACAAAAAGAAAGTAAATCTTCCAAGTTCAAAATTGCATTTTTAAGTAAAAAATCATCAAATGATGAGTCCACAGAAAATAAATTTTCCAATAAATTAAAGTCCTTATTACATAAAAAAGATAAAGAAGAAGATACGAATGAGAATAGAGGTACGGATGATTTAGCTGATTTTGAAAATAATGAAAATGTAGAAGCAACAGAGGGAAGAGATGAAGGATTAGAATGGAAAAAATTATTTTTAACAGAAGAAGAGGAAACACATCAATTTAAAAAAGTTAGAATGTGTATCGTACAAAAAGAAGAGACACTTGATACGATTGCAGATAAATATGAATTAAATCCAAGAGAAATTTTGCTATATAACCGGTTTAGTGACCAAGAAGATGTATTTGCCGGTCAGGTAATTTATATTCCTCAAAAATAA
- a CDS encoding sensor histidine kinase: MSGIKKRIVTHYTLVVFLTIALLEGIFLTFIHFYYYDGIEKILKNHAQVSSSYANRYMSLNSYNLDGNLQLIKDQFSYEGAELQIINQQGKVLLTSSGIGLDEVIKTEDVLQALKGVETSWRGDHFLTNEKVLAVSTPLFEGEKPFAVLRFITSLENVDQTVFNIYSVSIGIGLMILFVIFLVSITLAKSIASPINELTKASEKIAQGNFKSKIKETYIDEIGTLAKTFNVMADELTKNEKMKNEFISSISHEIRTPLTSIKGWSETIVSGDLSDKQETMEGLQTIQDETERLIGLVEELLDFSRYQASSLTLKKKSFNFTKLINEVIFQMKTKVKEKNMNIIFHYDQELLITGDKNRLKQVLINLLDNAIKYSPKDTAITLKIEKNENNVNLHISDEGVGINKNELTSVTKMFYQVDANQSGTGLGLAICQKIIELHQGQLYIKSSKNEGTTVTVSLPKK, translated from the coding sequence ATGTCAGGCATAAAAAAAAGAATTGTAACTCACTACACGCTTGTCGTATTTTTAACAATCGCATTACTAGAAGGTATTTTTCTTACATTTATTCACTTTTATTACTACGATGGGATTGAGAAAATACTGAAAAATCATGCTCAGGTTTCTTCTTCCTATGCGAACCGCTACATGAGTTTAAATTCATACAATCTAGATGGTAATTTACAATTAATTAAAGATCAATTTTCATATGAAGGAGCAGAGCTTCAAATCATAAATCAACAAGGAAAAGTTCTTTTAACATCCAGTGGAATAGGGCTTGATGAGGTGATCAAAACAGAAGATGTACTACAAGCATTAAAAGGCGTTGAAACCTCCTGGAGAGGAGACCACTTCTTAACTAATGAAAAAGTATTAGCAGTATCTACTCCATTATTTGAAGGTGAAAAGCCGTTTGCAGTATTGCGGTTTATTACATCACTAGAAAATGTGGATCAGACGGTATTTAACATTTACTCAGTTTCGATCGGTATAGGTCTTATGATTTTATTTGTTATTTTTCTTGTAAGTATTACTTTAGCTAAATCCATAGCTAGCCCAATTAACGAATTAACAAAAGCATCAGAGAAAATAGCACAAGGTAATTTTAAAAGTAAAATAAAAGAAACCTATATTGATGAGATTGGCACATTGGCAAAAACATTTAATGTGATGGCAGATGAACTCACTAAAAATGAAAAAATGAAAAATGAATTTATTTCGTCAATTTCACATGAAATTAGAACTCCATTAACAAGTATTAAAGGTTGGAGTGAAACGATTGTATCTGGAGATTTATCTGATAAACAAGAAACAATGGAAGGTTTGCAAACCATTCAGGACGAAACAGAGAGATTGATAGGTTTGGTTGAAGAGTTATTAGATTTTTCAAGGTATCAAGCGAGTTCTCTCACATTAAAAAAGAAATCATTTAACTTTACTAAACTAATAAATGAAGTCATTTTCCAGATGAAAACAAAAGTGAAGGAAAAGAACATGAACATAATATTTCATTATGATCAGGAACTGCTTATTACAGGGGATAAAAATCGTCTTAAGCAAGTATTAATTAACTTGTTAGATAATGCGATTAAATATTCACCTAAAGATACAGCAATCACTTTAAAAATTGAAAAAAATGAAAATAATGTAAATCTCCACATAAGCGATGAAGGTGTTGGAATTAACAAAAACGAACTCACATCTGTTACAAAAATGTTCTATCAAGTAGATGCTAATCAAAGTGGTACAGGTCTCGGTTTAGCAATTTGTCAGAAAATCATTGAACTCCATCAGGGACAACTTTACATTAAAAGTAGTAAAAACGAAGGCACTACTGTCACGGTTTCACTTCCTAAGAAGTGA
- a CDS encoding response regulator transcription factor, with the protein MSKILIVEDENSIRRFIHINLKRHGFHVLETDNGEEALEIVNRELDIDIVILDVMLPGIDGFEVCDKIREFNEHIGIIMLTAKVQETDHINGLLSGADDYINKPFSPKALIARIQSLLRRLNVSSRQINTEEQNINSPLIELFPKTNKIKKSGELIDLTQTEFQLLKILMENKEPISRNDLLDEIWGLDYVGDAKIVDVNIRRLRKKIEDDPSKPTIVKTIWGYGYQWTGDE; encoded by the coding sequence TTGAGTAAAATATTAATAGTTGAAGATGAAAATAGCATTCGAAGATTTATTCATATTAATTTAAAACGACATGGCTTTCATGTATTGGAAACAGACAACGGTGAAGAAGCTCTTGAAATTGTCAATAGAGAACTGGATATAGATATTGTTATATTGGATGTGATGTTGCCAGGTATAGATGGCTTTGAAGTGTGTGATAAAATTCGAGAATTTAATGAGCACATTGGTATTATTATGCTTACTGCAAAAGTACAAGAAACGGATCATATTAACGGTTTATTGTCAGGAGCGGATGACTACATTAACAAACCCTTTAGTCCCAAAGCTCTTATTGCGAGAATACAATCCTTATTAAGAAGATTAAATGTATCCTCTCGTCAAATAAATACAGAGGAGCAAAATATCAATTCGCCACTTATCGAACTCTTTCCAAAAACCAATAAGATAAAAAAAAGTGGTGAGCTCATTGATCTTACTCAAACTGAATTTCAGTTATTGAAAATATTAATGGAAAACAAAGAACCTATTAGTAGAAACGATTTGTTAGATGAAATTTGGGGATTGGATTATGTGGGAGACGCCAAAATAGTGGATGTAAACATCAGAAGACTTAGAAAAAAAATTGAAGATGATCCCTCTAAACCAACAATCGTTAAAACAATATGGGGTTATGGATATCAATGGACAGGTGATGAATAA
- a CDS encoding FG-GAP repeat domain-containing protein: MRKIYIIFFMTFLLSGCVVFETNESLMKPPQPVSNINAVIQSYLPSDTSIIKASTGEYLNSYSLIDLDGDGLLEVVAFYTGKQKVTVHGMVLKETNGEWNVVHTFEGDGNALYELDFVDVTNDGLLEIVAGFSFSDAYEVRGLVIYQYDGNEISRNFNTSYTYKVMDDLNEDGVEDITVILLDENHHSNKASIYNYVTQEMKLIDSLPLNPIMLGYYNIVSGYVNWEREKGIVLDVANGMHTAYTNILLFDGSNLKSVFNEEEEPNDKVYRLNSEDINYDGIIEIGIPRIPVGYEDEEDRYIPYINSYYRWDGDKRLQFVSERYNNYKYDYRYELPWFPEYVTIESNFDFKEIKFISTEDQSLLFDIYVIPITEEDKLKGKIELARTDRYVYCTTVDDKNLQREFQLL; this comes from the coding sequence GTGAGAAAAATATACATCATATTTTTTATGACTTTTTTATTATCTGGTTGTGTTGTTTTTGAAACAAATGAATCGCTGATGAAACCCCCTCAACCGGTTTCTAATATAAATGCAGTTATTCAATCCTATTTACCTAGTGATACATCCATTATCAAAGCTTCAACTGGTGAATATCTAAATTCGTATTCTTTAATTGATCTAGATGGAGATGGATTATTGGAGGTTGTCGCATTTTACACTGGGAAACAAAAGGTTACAGTACATGGTATGGTTTTAAAAGAAACAAATGGAGAATGGAACGTTGTTCACACTTTTGAGGGAGATGGCAATGCACTTTATGAATTAGATTTTGTTGATGTAACAAATGATGGGCTTTTAGAAATCGTAGCTGGATTCTCATTTTCGGATGCTTATGAAGTAAGGGGGTTAGTGATTTATCAATATGATGGAAATGAAATCAGCAGAAACTTTAATACCTCGTACACATATAAAGTGATGGATGATTTGAATGAAGATGGAGTGGAAGATATAACCGTTATTCTTCTTGATGAAAATCATCACTCAAATAAGGCTTCTATATACAACTATGTAACTCAAGAAATGAAGTTAATTGATTCTTTACCACTTAACCCAATTATGCTTGGGTATTATAACATCGTTAGTGGTTATGTAAATTGGGAGCGAGAAAAAGGCATTGTTCTAGATGTGGCCAACGGAATGCATACAGCTTATACAAATATTCTGTTATTTGATGGTTCCAATTTAAAAAGTGTTTTTAACGAAGAGGAAGAGCCTAATGATAAGGTTTATAGGTTGAATAGCGAAGACATTAATTATGATGGAATTATAGAAATCGGTATACCTCGGATTCCTGTTGGATATGAAGATGAAGAGGATAGGTATATTCCTTATATAAATAGTTATTATCGCTGGGATGGAGACAAAAGATTACAGTTTGTTAGTGAACGATATAATAATTATAAATATGATTACCGCTATGAACTACCTTGGTTTCCAGAATACGTGACGATTGAAAGCAATTTTGATTTTAAAGAAATAAAATTTATTAGTACAGAGGATCAAAGTCTTTTATTTGATATCTATGTTATACCTATAACAGAAGAAGATAAACTTAAAGGGAAAATTGAATTAGCCCGAACAGACAGATATGTGTATTGTACTACGGTAGATGATAAAAATTTACAAAGGGAATTTCAGTTGCTGTAG
- a CDS encoding S8 family peptidase has product MDKDFKLIPYKVDKKNVQVNEIPQGVRMIQAPEVWDQSERGKGIVIAIIDTGCDRDHPDLKDRVIGGRNFTDDDNGNPNKFSDYIGHGTHVAGTIAASINGSGVVGVAPEASLLILKALGGKYGSGSYDWIINAINYAVDKNVDIISMSLGGPHDIPELHQAVINAVEKNILVVCAAGNEGDGRSHTNEYSYPGSYNEVISVGAIDFEKRSANFTNSNNEIDLVAPGVKVISTYPRNKFTELSGTSMATPHVSGALALLKNISAKEFGRPLTEAELYAQLIKRTVSVGYPKTIEGNGLVSLALPDRISGILSPLCMINMSNIS; this is encoded by the coding sequence ATGGACAAAGATTTTAAGCTTATCCCTTATAAAGTGGATAAAAAAAATGTGCAAGTGAATGAAATCCCTCAAGGAGTTAGGATGATTCAAGCACCAGAAGTTTGGGATCAAAGTGAAAGAGGAAAAGGTATTGTAATTGCTATTATTGATACTGGTTGTGATAGAGACCATCCTGACTTAAAAGACAGAGTCATTGGGGGCAGAAATTTTACAGATGATGATAATGGAAACCCTAACAAATTTAGTGATTATATTGGACATGGAACGCATGTAGCAGGAACAATTGCAGCAAGTATAAATGGAAGTGGAGTTGTCGGTGTAGCACCTGAAGCAAGTTTATTAATTTTAAAAGCTTTAGGAGGGAAATACGGCTCTGGAAGTTACGATTGGATTATTAATGCAATCAATTACGCAGTTGATAAAAACGTAGATATTATCTCTATGTCTTTAGGAGGTCCTCACGATATCCCTGAGTTACATCAAGCTGTAATCAATGCAGTTGAAAAAAATATATTAGTTGTTTGTGCAGCAGGGAATGAAGGAGACGGACGATCTCATACAAATGAGTATTCGTATCCTGGCAGTTACAATGAAGTTATTTCAGTAGGTGCCATTGATTTTGAAAAAAGATCTGCTAATTTTACAAATTCTAATAATGAGATTGATTTAGTCGCTCCCGGTGTGAAAGTCATTTCAACTTATCCAAGAAATAAATTCACAGAATTAAGCGGGACTTCAATGGCTACTCCCCATGTTTCAGGAGCATTAGCTTTATTAAAAAATATTAGTGCAAAAGAATTTGGCAGACCATTAACTGAAGCTGAATTATATGCACAATTAATAAAAAGAACCGTATCCGTAGGATATCCAAAAACAATAGAAGGAAATGGTCTCGTTTCCTTAGCATTACCAGATAGAATTTCAGGAATTTTAAGTCCTTTATGTATGATTAATATGTCTAATATATCTTAA